One segment of Streptomyces sp. NBC_00576 DNA contains the following:
- a CDS encoding helix-turn-helix domain-containing protein → MSVQYNSNTNSQPSPGTWRYSGNQLKRWRTKANITREELGAAANYSPDTIKSMEQGVRMPTPRVLDAADELCRADGLLSAAKEYVKREPFPARAQDFMQYEKEAINLCWYEPVLIPGPLQTELYARKLIGDHVPPLDEETIEERVAARVERQQIHTRKPPVGCSYVLYEAALRSPYVDEDQLMHLLEVAKLRNISIQVLPFSRAMAAALHGVMVLLETQDHERVAYTEAPSASYLTAAPEVVSAQAERLSMIRSMALDPYESACFIERMVAEL, encoded by the coding sequence GTGTCAGTCCAGTACAACTCCAACACCAACTCGCAGCCGTCGCCGGGCACCTGGCGTTACAGCGGCAACCAGCTGAAACGCTGGCGCACGAAGGCGAACATCACCCGTGAGGAACTGGGCGCCGCCGCCAACTACTCGCCGGACACCATCAAGTCCATGGAGCAGGGCGTACGAATGCCGACGCCACGCGTGCTCGACGCGGCCGATGAGCTGTGCCGCGCGGACGGCTTGTTGAGTGCGGCGAAGGAGTACGTGAAGAGGGAGCCGTTTCCGGCTCGGGCGCAGGACTTCATGCAGTACGAGAAAGAGGCGATCAACCTCTGTTGGTACGAGCCTGTTCTCATCCCGGGCCCCCTGCAAACGGAGTTGTACGCAAGGAAGTTGATCGGCGATCACGTCCCGCCGCTGGACGAGGAGACCATTGAGGAGCGGGTGGCGGCGCGGGTGGAGCGCCAGCAGATCCATACCCGGAAGCCACCGGTGGGGTGCAGCTACGTGCTGTACGAGGCGGCGCTGCGTAGCCCGTACGTGGACGAGGATCAGCTGATGCACCTCCTGGAGGTCGCCAAGCTGCGCAACATTTCGATCCAGGTGCTGCCCTTCAGCAGGGCGATGGCTGCCGCCCTGCACGGCGTGATGGTGCTGCTGGAAACCCAGGACCACGAGCGCGTCGCGTACACGGAGGCGCCGTCGGCGAGTTATCTGACCGCCGCCCCTGAGGTGGTGAGTGCTCAGGCGGAGCGGCTTAGCATGATCCGCAGTATGGCCCTCGACCCCTACGAGTCGGCATGCTTCATCGAGCGGATGGTGGCAGAGCTATGA
- a CDS encoding DUF397 domain-containing protein, translating to MNDELKWFKSRYSDGEGGACVEIALDWFKSSYSDSEGGACVEVALPAPRTTVHLRDSKNPTGPELRITASAWTAFVSAAQPGA from the coding sequence ATGAACGACGAGTTGAAGTGGTTCAAGTCGCGCTACAGCGACGGTGAGGGTGGCGCCTGCGTCGAGATCGCTCTCGACTGGTTCAAGTCGAGTTACAGCGACTCCGAAGGCGGCGCCTGCGTCGAAGTCGCCCTCCCCGCCCCCCGAACAACCGTCCACCTCCGCGACTCCAAGAACCCCACGGGCCCCGAACTGCGCATCACCGCCTCCGCCTGGACGGCGTTCGTTTCCGCAGCTCAGCCCGGAGCTTGA
- a CDS encoding Uma2 family endonuclease — MTPRTTEHRPQMSVEDFEELERHAPETVRLEFINGKVMVKPVADGNHREIIAWLQRMCMQHRPDLWLHAESGLKTEHYRKGRARADGVLVPVGGLKGQGEWSEADGALMAVEVTSYDSDTHQRDRVDKPDGYAAAGIPVYLLIDRDDGSVVVFNQPENGRYRHEEKLPFGATVKLPDPVSMTLDTEPLKEFVD; from the coding sequence ATGACCCCAAGGACCACTGAGCACCGGCCGCAGATGTCCGTCGAGGACTTCGAGGAGCTGGAACGCCATGCCCCGGAGACCGTGCGGCTGGAGTTCATCAATGGAAAGGTCATGGTCAAGCCCGTGGCGGACGGCAACCATCGCGAGATCATCGCCTGGCTGCAACGAATGTGCATGCAGCATCGCCCTGACCTGTGGCTGCATGCGGAGAGCGGCCTGAAGACGGAGCATTACCGCAAAGGGCGAGCGCGTGCCGACGGGGTACTTGTCCCGGTGGGCGGCCTCAAGGGGCAGGGCGAGTGGTCCGAGGCCGACGGCGCCCTGATGGCGGTGGAGGTCACGTCGTACGACTCCGACACTCACCAGCGCGACCGGGTCGACAAGCCTGACGGCTACGCGGCCGCCGGCATCCCCGTCTACCTCCTCATCGACCGGGACGACGGCTCGGTCGTGGTGTTCAACCAGCCCGAGAACGGCCGCTATCGCCACGAGGAGAAGCTGCCCTTCGGTGCCACCGTCAAGCTCCCCGACCCGGTGAGCATGACCCTCGACACCGAGCCCCTCAAGGAGTTCGTGGACTGA
- a CDS encoding TSUP family transporter, with translation MILTATVTLASCVQWLTGMGFALVSVPVLILLLGPAEGVVLANCASGAICLVGLAGGLRHVRLPAMVPLCAAAACTVPAGTWLARRLPEPALLAAMGALVTTAVVLVLRGTRVPALRGSAGAVAAGAAGGFMNSAAGVGGPPVSLYAVNAGWTVREFVPNAMFYGVLVNAVSVASNGLPHLSPPLWASSAAAMLTGALLGRTLAGRIPEPRARLLVLLLALAGGVTTLGKGLWGMVMGS, from the coding sequence CTGATACTCACCGCCACAGTCACCCTCGCCTCGTGCGTGCAGTGGCTGACGGGGATGGGCTTCGCCCTGGTCTCGGTACCCGTCCTGATCCTGCTCCTGGGGCCCGCCGAGGGTGTCGTCCTGGCCAACTGCGCGTCCGGGGCGATCTGTCTGGTGGGCCTCGCGGGCGGCCTGCGACACGTCCGCCTGCCCGCGATGGTGCCGCTGTGCGCCGCAGCAGCGTGCACGGTACCGGCGGGCACCTGGCTTGCCCGGCGCCTGCCCGAGCCCGCGCTGCTCGCGGCGATGGGCGCCCTGGTGACGACGGCCGTCGTACTGGTCCTGCGCGGCACCCGGGTACCCGCCCTGCGCGGCAGTGCAGGAGCGGTGGCCGCGGGCGCGGCGGGCGGCTTCATGAACTCGGCGGCGGGCGTGGGCGGTCCCCCGGTATCGCTCTACGCGGTCAACGCGGGCTGGACGGTACGGGAGTTCGTACCGAACGCCATGTTCTACGGCGTCCTGGTGAACGCCGTCTCGGTCGCGTCGAACGGCCTCCCCCACCTGTCCCCGCCCCTGTGGGCGTCCTCGGCCGCGGCCATGCTGACGGGCGCCCTGCTCGGCAGAACCCTCGCCGGCCGCATCCCGGAACCCCGGGCCCGCCTGCTGGTCCTGCTGCTGGCGCTGGCGGGCGGGGTGACGACGCTGGGGAAGGGGTTGTGGGGGATGGTCATGGGGTCCTAG
- a CDS encoding SgcJ/EcaC family oxidoreductase — translation MTRKTRIRAALVTATALVTAATVTVGISAAGGDSKSAKPSKKQIAALFDGWNKTLKTGDAEKVTDRYADDAVLLPTVSNKIRTNHAEIEDYFHHFLENKPVGKKTKTIINILDNNSAIDTGSYYFILTDPKTGEKKRVDARYTYEYEKRGGKWLIVNHHSSMMPEG, via the coding sequence ATGACCCGCAAGACCCGCATACGCGCCGCCCTCGTCACGGCCACCGCCCTCGTCACCGCAGCCACGGTGACGGTCGGGATCAGCGCGGCGGGTGGCGACTCCAAGTCGGCGAAGCCCAGCAAGAAGCAGATCGCCGCCCTCTTCGACGGCTGGAACAAGACCCTGAAGACCGGCGACGCGGAGAAGGTCACCGACCGGTACGCGGACGACGCGGTGCTGCTGCCGACGGTCTCCAACAAGATCCGGACGAACCACGCCGAGATCGAGGACTACTTCCACCACTTCCTGGAGAACAAGCCGGTCGGCAAGAAGACCAAGACGATCATCAACATCCTGGACAACAACTCGGCGATCGACACCGGCTCGTACTACTTCATCCTCACCGACCCGAAGACCGGCGAGAAGAAGAGGGTCGACGCCCGCTACACGTACGAGTACGAGAAGCGGGGCGGCAAGTGGCTGATCGTCAACCACCACTCCTCGATGATGCCCGAGGGCTGA
- a CDS encoding sensor histidine kinase, translating to MNRQLIRSYIMLVAVAIFLFTVPVAFTLTKQLRDDTKVSVQREAQTMALLLGNGDRISCDALEKVADAYDGETLGTVQVTTSSCAPKLPRPDADAALTRAVRDNKRTTDWGSDFIWGKHLTVTVPARGDAAVRIVYSTSDMTKRLWSIWGFRAGLAVLVLAAAAAIGAYAARRITAPLRELNGMASKFSDGDLTARSRVTGPPETQTLARTLNQGAERLDTLVASQRIFVADASHQLRTPLTALRLSLDNIADGTDDEFVREDVEQATAEVVRMSRLVNGLLVLARAEAKVTAAEPLSLRDIVDERLSMWRPAADERGVTIALRGSGGADGRLLVLASPGHLDQVLDNVLSNALEVSPDGGTITVRAQPRGDEMELTVSDGGPGMSDAEKSRAFDRFWRGQGLTGRSGSGLGLAVVKQLVTDDGGTVTLADAPGGGLCVVISLRAATQKSTG from the coding sequence ATGAACCGCCAGCTCATCCGCAGTTACATCATGCTCGTCGCGGTCGCCATCTTCCTCTTCACCGTGCCGGTCGCCTTCACGCTCACCAAGCAACTGCGCGACGACACCAAGGTGTCCGTCCAGCGCGAGGCCCAGACCATGGCGCTGCTCCTGGGCAACGGCGACAGGATCTCGTGCGACGCCCTGGAAAAGGTGGCCGATGCGTACGACGGGGAGACCCTCGGCACGGTTCAGGTGACCACCAGCAGCTGCGCCCCGAAACTACCGAGGCCCGATGCGGACGCGGCCCTGACCCGGGCCGTACGGGACAACAAACGCACGACCGACTGGGGTTCCGACTTCATCTGGGGCAAGCATCTGACGGTCACCGTCCCCGCTCGGGGGGACGCGGCCGTGCGGATCGTGTACTCGACCTCGGACATGACCAAGCGGCTGTGGAGCATCTGGGGTTTCCGGGCGGGACTGGCCGTGCTCGTCCTGGCCGCCGCCGCCGCGATCGGAGCGTATGCCGCCCGCCGGATCACCGCTCCGCTCCGCGAACTCAACGGCATGGCAAGCAAGTTCAGCGACGGCGACCTGACCGCGCGCTCGCGGGTCACGGGCCCGCCGGAGACGCAGACCCTTGCCCGCACCCTCAACCAGGGTGCGGAGCGCCTCGACACCCTGGTCGCCTCGCAGCGGATCTTCGTGGCGGACGCCTCGCACCAACTCCGTACCCCCCTCACGGCGTTGCGCCTGTCGCTGGACAACATCGCGGACGGCACCGACGACGAGTTCGTACGGGAGGACGTGGAGCAGGCGACCGCGGAAGTGGTCCGGATGAGCCGTCTGGTCAACGGGCTGCTGGTGCTGGCCCGGGCCGAGGCGAAGGTCACGGCGGCGGAGCCGCTGTCCCTCAGGGACATCGTGGACGAACGCCTGTCGATGTGGAGGCCGGCCGCCGACGAGCGCGGAGTCACCATCGCGCTCAGGGGGAGTGGGGGTGCCGACGGCCGGCTGCTTGTTTTGGCCAGCCCCGGTCATCTGGACCAGGTGCTGGACAACGTTCTGTCGAACGCCCTGGAGGTCTCACCGGACGGCGGGACGATCACCGTACGGGCACAACCTCGGGGCGACGAGATGGAGTTGACGGTCTCGGACGGGGGTCCCGGCATGTCGGACGCCGAGAAGTCCCGCGCCTTCGACCGCTTCTGGCGCGGCCAGGGCCTCACCGGGCGCTCCGGCTCGGGCCTCGGCCTCGCCGTCGTCAAACAGCTGGTGACGGACGACGGCGGCACGGTGACCCTGGCGGACGCGCCCGGGGGCGGGTTGTGCGTGGTGATCAGCCTGCGGGCGGCGACTCAGAAGAGCACCGGCTGA
- a CDS encoding response regulator transcription factor has protein sequence MRVLLVEDDEPVAQSLRRGLVRYGFEVAWVSTGGAALSHTEPYDVVLLDLGLPDTDGLDVCRALRARGDVPIIVISARSDETDRVVGLELGADDYVSKPFGVREVIARIRAVMRRVQPRAQAAEAGPDRYGTRLTIDRKAARVRLDGEEIALAPKEYDLLAFLTEEPGALMSREQIMEAVWDANWFGPTKTLDVHVAALRRKLKGAIAIEAVRGVGFRLEIAKDDDSGDQGPGAS, from the coding sequence GTGCGCGTACTCCTGGTGGAAGACGATGAACCGGTGGCCCAGTCCCTCCGTCGCGGCCTGGTGCGCTACGGCTTCGAGGTGGCGTGGGTGTCCACGGGAGGCGCGGCGCTCAGCCACACCGAACCGTACGACGTCGTCCTGCTCGACCTCGGCCTGCCCGACACCGACGGTCTGGACGTCTGCAGGGCGCTGCGCGCACGCGGTGACGTCCCGATCATCGTCATCAGCGCGCGCAGCGACGAGACGGACCGGGTGGTCGGCCTGGAGCTCGGCGCGGACGACTACGTCTCCAAGCCCTTCGGCGTACGAGAGGTCATCGCGCGCATAAGAGCAGTGATGAGGCGCGTCCAGCCGCGCGCACAGGCCGCCGAGGCCGGGCCCGACCGGTACGGCACCCGCCTGACGATCGACCGCAAGGCCGCCCGCGTCCGCCTGGACGGCGAGGAGATCGCCCTCGCCCCCAAGGAGTACGACCTGCTGGCCTTCCTCACCGAGGAGCCGGGCGCACTGATGTCGCGCGAGCAGATCATGGAGGCGGTCTGGGACGCGAACTGGTTCGGCCCGACGAAGACGCTGGACGTGCATGTGGCGGCGCTGCGGCGGAAGCTGAAGGGCGCGATCGCGATCGAGGCGGTCCGGGGGGTCGGCTTCCGGCTGGAGATCGCCAAGGACGACGACAGTGGCGACCAGGGTCCGGGCGCCTCATGA
- a CDS encoding aspartate kinase has translation MGLVVQKYGGSSVADAEGIKRVAKRIVEAKKNGHQVVVVVSAMGDTTDELIDLAEKVSPMPAGREFDMLLTAGERISMALLAMAIKNLGHEAQSFTGSQAGVITDSVHNKARIIDVTPGRIRTALDEGNIAIVAGFQGVSQDKKDITTLGRGGSDTTAVALAAALDAEVCEIYTDVDGVFTADPRVVKKARKIDWISSEDMLELAASGSKVLLHRCVEYARRYDIPIHVRSSFSGLPGTWVSNENPKSQGDQQVEHAIISGVAHDVSEAKITVVGVPDKPGEAAVIFRAIADAEVNIDMIVQNVSAASTGLTDISFTLPKSEGRKAIDALEKSKGAIGFDSLRYDDQIGKISLVGAGMKTNPGVTASFFQALSDAGVNIELISTSEIRISVVTRQDDVPEAVRAVHSAFGLDSDSDEAVVYGGTGR, from the coding sequence GTGGGCCTTGTCGTGCAGAAGTACGGAGGCTCATCCGTAGCCGATGCCGAGGGCATCAAGCGCGTCGCCAAGCGAATCGTGGAAGCGAAGAAGAACGGCCACCAAGTGGTCGTCGTCGTTTCCGCGATGGGCGACACGACGGACGAGCTGATCGATCTCGCCGAGAAGGTGTCTCCGATGCCTGCCGGGCGTGAGTTCGACATGCTGCTGACCGCCGGAGAGCGGATCTCCATGGCACTGCTGGCCATGGCGATCAAAAACCTGGGCCACGAGGCCCAGTCGTTCACCGGCAGCCAGGCAGGCGTCATCACCGACTCGGTCCACAACAAAGCCCGGATCATCGACGTCACGCCGGGCCGCATCCGGACCGCGCTGGACGAGGGCAACATCGCCATCGTCGCCGGGTTCCAGGGCGTCAGCCAGGACAAGAAGGACATCACCACGCTGGGGCGCGGCGGGTCCGACACGACGGCTGTGGCGCTCGCCGCCGCGCTGGACGCCGAGGTGTGTGAGATCTACACCGACGTCGACGGTGTGTTCACCGCCGACCCGCGCGTGGTGAAGAAGGCCCGGAAGATCGACTGGATCTCCTCCGAGGACATGCTGGAGCTGGCCGCGTCCGGCTCCAAGGTGCTGCTCCACCGGTGTGTGGAGTACGCCCGTCGTTACGACATCCCGATCCACGTGCGCTCGTCCTTCTCCGGACTGCCGGGCACCTGGGTCAGCAACGAGAATCCCAAGTCGCAAGGGGACCAGCAGGTGGAGCACGCCATCATCTCCGGAGTCGCCCACGACGTCTCCGAGGCCAAGATCACGGTCGTCGGCGTCCCGGACAAGCCGGGCGAGGCCGCGGTGATCTTCCGCGCCATCGCGGACGCCGAGGTCAACATCGACATGATCGTGCAGAACGTGTCGGCGGCCTCGACCGGTCTCACGGACATCTCCTTCACCCTCCCCAAGTCCGAGGGCCGCAAGGCCATCGACGCCCTGGAGAAGTCGAAGGGCGCGATCGGCTTCGACTCGCTGCGCTACGACGACCAGATCGGCAAGATCTCGCTGGTCGGCGCGGGGATGAAGACCAACCCCGGGGTCACCGCGTCCTTCTTCCAGGCGCTGTCCGACGCGGGTGTGAACATCGAGCTCATCTCGACCTCCGAGATCCGCATCTCGGTGGTCACCCGTCAGGACGACGTCCCCGAGGCCGTCCGCGCCGTGCACTCGGCCTTCGGCCTCGACTCCGACAGCGACGAAGCCGTCGTCTACGGAGGCACCGGCCGCTGA
- a CDS encoding aspartate-semialdehyde dehydrogenase, translating into MAVAGSAVSRATVRPTLAVVGATGAVGAVMLQILSQHADIWGEIRLVASPRSAGRKLTVRGEEVEVVALSEEVFDGVDVAMFDVPEEIAERWAPLAAAKGVVVIDNSGAFRMDPDVPLVVPEVNPHAVRQRPRGIIANPHCTTLSMIVALGALHAEYGLRELVVSTYQAVSGAGRAGVDTLRRQLSLVAGTELGTSPGDVRRAVGEGTGPFPEPVALNVVPWAGSVRADGWSSDEMQLRDESRKILGLPKLPVAVTCVRVPVVTAHALTVHARFQGEVTVAGAREIIATAPGVVLFDNPEAGEFPTPVDVVGTDPTWVGRVRRALDDPTALELFVCGDNLRKGSALNTAQIAELVAAEWA; encoded by the coding sequence TTGGCGGTCGCCGGGTCGGCTGTGTCCCGGGCGACCGTGCGGCCGACGCTCGCGGTCGTCGGGGCTACCGGTGCCGTCGGTGCCGTGATGCTTCAGATCCTGTCCCAGCACGCGGACATCTGGGGCGAGATCCGTCTCGTCGCCTCCCCGCGCTCGGCCGGCCGCAAGCTGACCGTGCGCGGCGAGGAGGTCGAGGTGGTGGCGCTGTCGGAGGAGGTCTTCGACGGCGTCGACGTCGCGATGTTCGACGTGCCGGAGGAGATCGCCGAGCGGTGGGCGCCGCTCGCCGCCGCCAAGGGCGTGGTCGTGATCGACAACTCGGGCGCCTTCCGGATGGACCCGGACGTGCCGCTCGTCGTCCCCGAGGTCAATCCGCACGCGGTACGGCAGCGCCCTCGCGGGATCATCGCCAACCCGCACTGCACGACCCTGTCCATGATCGTCGCCCTGGGCGCGCTGCACGCCGAGTACGGCCTGCGCGAGCTGGTGGTCTCCACGTACCAGGCGGTGAGCGGGGCGGGGCGGGCCGGTGTGGACACCCTGCGCCGGCAGCTGTCCCTGGTCGCCGGTACGGAACTGGGGACCAGCCCCGGAGACGTACGGCGGGCCGTGGGCGAGGGGACGGGGCCGTTCCCGGAGCCGGTCGCGCTGAACGTCGTACCGTGGGCCGGTTCTGTCCGGGCCGACGGCTGGTCGTCGGACGAGATGCAGCTACGGGACGAGTCCCGCAAGATCCTCGGGCTGCCGAAACTCCCCGTGGCCGTGACCTGCGTACGGGTGCCGGTCGTCACCGCGCACGCGCTGACCGTCCACGCCCGTTTCCAGGGCGAGGTCACCGTCGCCGGAGCCCGGGAGATCATCGCCACCGCGCCCGGGGTCGTGCTGTTCGACAATCCGGAGGCGGGGGAGTTCCCGACCCCCGTCGACGTGGTCGGCACGGATCCGACCTGGGTCGGCAGGGTCAGGCGGGCGCTCGACGACCCGACCGCGCTGGAACTGTTCGTCTGCGGGGACAACCTGCGCAAGGGATCGGCGCTCAACACGGCGCAGATCGCCGAGCTGGTGGCGGCCGAGTGGGCCTGA
- a CDS encoding SigE family RNA polymerase sigma factor — translation MAEVLDFRAATRGTALRPPRRLRVPGAPGGMPVIAPMPAARPARIPNQREGVDESAAAGTTVDHLTETYRAHYRSLLGLAALLLDDTASCEDVVQEAFIRVHSARKRVRDPEKTLAYLRQTVVNLSRSALRRRILGLKLLSKPMPDMASAEEGAYDLLERDSLIKAMKGLQRRQREVLVLRYFADMTEAQVAETLGISLGSVKAYGSRGIAALRIAMEEPA, via the coding sequence GTGGCAGAGGTACTTGACTTCAGAGCGGCGACGCGTGGCACAGCCCTGCGTCCACCGCGCCGACTCCGCGTGCCCGGGGCGCCCGGCGGCATGCCGGTGATCGCGCCGATGCCCGCAGCGCGGCCGGCCCGCATACCCAACCAGCGCGAAGGCGTCGACGAGAGCGCGGCGGCGGGGACGACGGTCGATCACCTGACCGAGACGTACCGCGCCCACTACCGCTCACTCCTCGGCCTCGCCGCGCTCCTTCTCGACGACACCGCCTCCTGCGAGGACGTCGTCCAGGAAGCGTTCATACGGGTCCACTCGGCGCGCAAGCGCGTCCGTGACCCGGAGAAGACGCTCGCCTATCTGCGCCAGACGGTGGTGAACCTCTCCCGCTCCGCGCTGCGCCGCCGCATCCTCGGCCTGAAGCTCCTCTCCAAGCCGATGCCGGACATGGCGAGCGCGGAGGAGGGGGCGTACGACCTGCTGGAGCGCGACTCCCTCATCAAGGCGATGAAGGGCCTCCAGCGCCGCCAGCGCGAGGTCCTCGTCCTGCGCTACTTCGCGGACATGACCGAGGCCCAGGTCGCCGAGACGCTGGGCATATCGCTCGGCTCGGTGAAGGCGTACGGCTCGCGGGGGATCGCCGCGCTGCGTATCGCCATGGAGGAACCGGCATGA
- a CDS encoding SURF1 family protein, with amino-acid sequence MYRFLLTPRWWGINVFVLLAIPFCVFMGSWQLSRFEDRVQDHRTATEEVSAEKGEAARPLAELLPVDKKTSGDRVTVSGRYGTQLLVPGRQLDDRNGYYVLTLLRTDEGKALPVVRGWLPGTADPAKAPAPPVGEVTVTGALQASETPGSNGVSAAGGLPAGQTGAISAASLVNLVPYDLYDAWVTLDKGDSGMRAVPATAPADTGLDLKAFQNLGYTGEWFVFAGFVVFMWFRLVRREVEFARDAELGLAPITSDTPDTSAASDAPGTSTAEAAREGATA; translated from the coding sequence GTGTACCGGTTTCTGCTGACGCCCCGTTGGTGGGGGATCAACGTCTTCGTGCTGCTCGCCATCCCCTTCTGCGTGTTCATGGGGTCGTGGCAGCTGAGCCGGTTCGAGGACCGGGTGCAGGACCACAGGACCGCCACCGAGGAGGTCTCCGCCGAGAAGGGGGAGGCCGCCCGGCCGCTCGCCGAGCTGCTGCCCGTCGACAAGAAGACCTCCGGGGACCGCGTCACCGTCAGCGGGCGGTACGGCACGCAGCTCCTCGTCCCCGGCCGGCAACTGGACGACCGTAACGGCTACTACGTACTGACCCTGCTGCGCACCGACGAGGGCAAGGCCCTGCCCGTCGTACGCGGCTGGCTGCCCGGTACCGCCGACCCCGCGAAAGCCCCCGCCCCGCCCGTCGGCGAGGTCACCGTCACCGGTGCGCTCCAGGCGTCCGAGACGCCGGGGTCCAACGGTGTGAGCGCCGCGGGCGGCCTCCCGGCCGGGCAGACCGGCGCGATCAGCGCGGCCTCGCTGGTGAACCTCGTGCCGTACGACCTGTACGACGCCTGGGTGACCCTCGACAAGGGCGACTCGGGGATGAGGGCCGTACCGGCGACCGCGCCCGCGGACACCGGGCTCGACCTGAAGGCGTTCCAGAACCTCGGCTACACCGGTGAGTGGTTCGTCTTCGCGGGGTTCGTCGTCTTCATGTGGTTCCGGCTGGTGCGCCGCGAGGTGGAGTTCGCGCGGGACGCGGAACTGGGGCTCGCGCCCATCACCTCCGACACCCCCGACACCTCCGCCGCATCCGATGCTCCCGGCACGTCCACCGCGGAAGCCGCGCGGGAAGGCGCCACCGCCTGA
- a CDS encoding nuclear transport factor 2 family protein, which produces MTNTPDATDVADVADKSAAPDLRETVERFWATAEARDWDGFADTLADDVVYTLPQTRERVSGKERFVRFNREFPSDWHLRTERVVAEPGHVVTWLRFTVGPEEMQCISFFTGDEKGIITSMTDFWPEPYEPPASRDHLRELTERY; this is translated from the coding sequence ATGACCAACACGCCTGACGCGACCGATGTGGCCGATGTGGCCGACAAGTCCGCTGCCCCCGATCTGCGCGAGACAGTCGAGAGGTTCTGGGCGACCGCCGAGGCCAGGGACTGGGACGGGTTCGCCGACACCCTCGCCGACGACGTCGTCTACACCCTGCCCCAGACGCGGGAGCGAGTCAGCGGCAAGGAGCGGTTCGTCCGGTTCAACCGGGAGTTTCCGAGCGACTGGCACCTGCGGACAGAGCGCGTGGTCGCCGAGCCGGGGCACGTCGTCACGTGGCTCCGCTTCACCGTGGGCCCGGAGGAGATGCAGTGCATCTCCTTCTTCACCGGGGATGAGAAGGGGATCATCACGTCCATGACCGACTTCTGGCCCGAGCCGTACGAGCCCCCGGCGAGCCGGGACCACCTGAGGGAGCTGACGGAGCGGTACTGA